One genomic window of Halovivax cerinus includes the following:
- a CDS encoding DUF7351 domain-containing protein translates to MTDVDSEADAGAGGDEALPATPDTVGESVHVTEPSAAFQALGNDVRTGILRAMRDRSEDTAEAGRVSFSTLFEAADVDTTAGFAYHIDELVGPYLSKTEEGYALTATGRRAARAIESGTYTHQVDRQSVAIGDPCPFCGAQELGAAADDNEVAITCGACERSILRMDFPPAGLEAHDDDLPAAFDRHHRHRISHLGDGVCPECGGPVESRLVVVRPDPGDELARESVPDPVQASFTCEACGYGLRCPVALTLLDHPELVSFYHDHDESIDQRPIWNVGREWTETPLSHDPMAVRVAVTLDDETVECYVDGECTVVASRRIRAEAADTEQSECGTTRAGSDVAAEADVA, encoded by the coding sequence ATGACAGACGTGGACTCCGAGGCCGACGCGGGAGCAGGTGGTGACGAAGCGTTGCCAGCAACGCCCGACACGGTCGGCGAATCCGTCCACGTCACCGAGCCGAGTGCGGCGTTCCAGGCGCTTGGAAACGACGTCCGGACTGGGATTCTCCGGGCGATGCGCGATCGGTCCGAAGACACAGCCGAAGCGGGTCGCGTCTCGTTCTCGACGCTCTTCGAGGCCGCGGACGTCGACACGACGGCCGGCTTCGCCTACCACATCGACGAACTGGTCGGCCCGTACCTCTCGAAGACGGAGGAGGGGTACGCGCTGACCGCGACCGGCAGGCGCGCCGCCCGCGCCATCGAATCCGGCACGTACACGCACCAGGTCGACCGCCAGTCGGTCGCCATCGGCGATCCGTGCCCGTTCTGTGGGGCCCAGGAGCTCGGCGCCGCCGCCGACGACAACGAGGTGGCCATAACGTGCGGGGCGTGTGAGCGGTCTATCCTCCGGATGGACTTCCCGCCGGCCGGTCTCGAAGCCCACGACGACGACCTCCCCGCCGCGTTCGATCGCCACCACCGACACCGTATCTCCCACCTCGGCGACGGCGTCTGTCCCGAGTGTGGTGGCCCCGTCGAGTCGCGTCTCGTCGTGGTTCGCCCCGACCCCGGCGACGAGCTGGCCCGCGAGTCCGTCCCGGACCCGGTCCAGGCGTCGTTCACCTGTGAGGCGTGTGGATACGGGCTCCGCTGTCCAGTCGCGCTGACGCTGCTCGATCACCCCGAACTCGTATCGTTCTACCACGACCACGACGAGTCGATCGACCAGCGCCCGATCTGGAACGTCGGGCGCGAGTGGACCGAGACGCCGCTGTCGCACGACCCGATGGCCGTCCGCGTCGCAGTCACGCTGGACGACGAGACCGTCGAGTGCTACGTAGACGGCGAGTGTACCGTCGTCGCCTCTCGCCGGATCCGTGCGGAGGCGGCAGACACCGAACAGAGCGAGTGCGGTACGACGAGGGCCGGGTCGGACGTGGCAGCGGAAGCCGACGTCGCGTAA
- a CDS encoding NAD(P)H-dependent flavin oxidoreductase, with amino-acid sequence METALTEELGIEAPIVQAPIGSATTPALAAAVSNEGGLGHLAVTWRDHDETRRVIEETTARTDAPFAVNVVLDDAATDRPTAAHLETALAAGAPIVSFSFGDATPFVEQVHDAGALAIQTVGSQEAARRAVDGGVDVVATQGIEAGGHVQSEVATTALVPRVADAVDAPIVAAGGIADGRGIAGVLALGADGAWLGTRFLGAAEANVHDRYRRRVFDATETETRLTTLYDKGWPGTSHRVLQSETIERWDAAGRPPPGERPGESDVIATDDEDEPIERYDEALATPAVDGTIDEMALYAGQSTGLVDRRQPAGAIVSELVTETAATIASLPAGQ; translated from the coding sequence ATGGAGACCGCGCTCACCGAGGAACTCGGCATCGAAGCGCCGATCGTCCAGGCCCCGATCGGCAGTGCAACCACGCCGGCACTCGCCGCCGCCGTCTCGAACGAGGGCGGCCTCGGTCACCTCGCCGTCACGTGGCGCGATCACGACGAAACGCGACGTGTCATCGAGGAAACTACAGCCCGGACGGACGCGCCGTTCGCGGTCAACGTCGTTCTCGACGACGCAGCGACCGACCGGCCGACCGCAGCACACCTGGAAACGGCGCTCGCCGCCGGTGCACCCATCGTCTCGTTCTCCTTCGGCGACGCGACACCGTTCGTCGAGCAGGTACACGACGCCGGTGCGCTGGCGATCCAGACCGTCGGGAGTCAGGAGGCAGCACGTCGGGCGGTCGACGGCGGCGTCGACGTCGTCGCGACGCAGGGTATCGAGGCAGGCGGTCACGTCCAGAGCGAGGTCGCGACGACCGCACTCGTCCCACGGGTGGCCGACGCCGTCGACGCCCCGATCGTCGCGGCCGGCGGTATCGCAGACGGCCGTGGAATCGCCGGCGTTCTGGCGCTCGGTGCCGACGGGGCCTGGCTGGGGACCCGGTTTCTCGGTGCGGCGGAGGCGAACGTTCACGACCGGTATCGAAGACGGGTGTTCGATGCCACCGAAACCGAGACGCGACTGACGACACTCTACGACAAAGGCTGGCCTGGAACGAGCCACCGGGTGCTGCAGTCCGAAACGATCGAGCGGTGGGACGCGGCGGGTCGGCCACCTCCTGGCGAGCGCCCGGGCGAATCCGACGTGATCGCGACGGACGACGAGGACGAACCGATCGAACGGTACGACGAGGCGCTTGCGACACCAGCGGTCGATGGGACCATCGACGAGATGGCACTGTACGCCGGGCAGAGTACCGGCCTCGTCGATCGACGTCAACCGGCTGGCGCTATCGTCAGCGAACTCGTCACGGAGACGGCGGCCACAATCGCCTCGCTTCCGGCCGGCCAGTAG
- the moaC gene encoding cyclic pyranopterin monophosphate synthase MoaC: protein MTDEEPDQARHTEAEPASTDLTHTTAGGDVQMVDVGAKPASKRRAVATGRILLRPSTVEAVRADDVDKGDVLSTARVGAIQAVKHTWETVPMCHQIPITNVKTDIDLTDDAVTLTVAVETTGTTGCEMEALQGVTTGLTVVWDMVKAAEKDDDGQYPEARIEDVRVVEKQTEQVDRD, encoded by the coding sequence GTGACTGACGAGGAACCGGACCAGGCCCGTCACACCGAAGCCGAGCCCGCGTCGACGGATCTCACACACACGACGGCGGGCGGAGACGTCCAGATGGTCGACGTGGGCGCGAAGCCGGCGTCGAAGCGTCGGGCAGTCGCCACTGGACGGATCCTGCTTCGGCCGTCCACGGTCGAGGCAGTTCGAGCGGACGACGTCGACAAGGGTGACGTGCTCTCGACCGCGCGCGTCGGGGCGATCCAGGCGGTCAAGCACACCTGGGAGACGGTCCCCATGTGCCACCAGATTCCGATCACGAACGTGAAGACGGATATCGACCTGACCGACGACGCCGTTACGCTCACCGTCGCCGTGGAGACGACCGGCACGACCGGTTGCGAGATGGAGGCCCTCCAGGGCGTGACGACCGGACTGACGGTCGTCTGGGACATGGTCAAGGCCGCCGAGAAAGACGATGACGGACAGTACCCGGAGGCGCGGATCGAGGACGTCCGCGTCGTCGAAAAACAGACGGAGCAAGTCGACCGGGACTGA
- a CDS encoding NAD(P)H-hydrate dehydratase, which translates to MITGERMAAVDANAAALGVPRAQLMESSGNAVARVAREVAPDGGSIAVVAGRGNNGGDGFVAARFLGGTGGSDVVADGDGAPAVDVETILLGRAERIGTDIARRNWDALVAGDADVREVTDSSAFSLPDADVVVDAMLGTGISGDLREPIATAADAMAASDATVVSVDVPSGFDASDPHSNANPVDADHVVTFHDEKPGLDALEADIRVVDIGIPAAAERFVGPGDLGLARPSARTGRAYVIGGGPYTGAPALASQAALRSGMELSFVAAPDRVADEIQGYAEDLIVQPYAGDRLTTDQVPDLVETAERYDDVVVLGPGLGSAEESLAAAREFLESYTGPAVVDAEALSVVPGLGTDATLVCTPNRRELARLGGPETDDLRAAADEIESFAADLGHVVLAKGEDDVITDGERTRISRVGVPGMAVGGTGDLLAGIAAGLLEHADPFEAACGAAYVNGRAGEVLAERWGAGDGLGITASDLLTEIPGVLWGESSD; encoded by the coding sequence ATGATCACCGGCGAACGCATGGCCGCGGTCGACGCGAACGCCGCGGCGCTTGGCGTCCCGCGAGCCCAGTTGATGGAATCGAGTGGGAACGCCGTCGCACGCGTCGCACGCGAGGTCGCTCCCGACGGCGGTTCCATCGCGGTCGTCGCCGGCCGCGGCAACAACGGCGGTGACGGCTTCGTCGCGGCCCGGTTCCTCGGGGGAACCGGTGGGTCCGACGTGGTTGCTGACGGTGACGGGGCGCCGGCTGTCGACGTCGAGACGATCCTGCTTGGTCGGGCCGAGCGGATCGGTACGGACATCGCCCGTCGCAACTGGGACGCCCTCGTCGCTGGCGATGCCGACGTCCGCGAGGTGACCGACTCGTCCGCGTTCTCGCTCCCCGACGCCGACGTCGTCGTCGACGCGATGCTCGGAACGGGCATCAGCGGAGATCTCAGAGAACCGATCGCCACCGCGGCCGACGCGATGGCCGCGTCGGACGCGACGGTCGTCTCGGTCGACGTCCCGTCGGGCTTCGACGCGAGCGATCCCCACTCGAACGCGAACCCGGTCGACGCGGATCACGTCGTCACGTTCCACGACGAAAAGCCCGGCCTCGACGCCCTCGAGGCCGATATCCGGGTCGTAGACATCGGTATCCCGGCGGCCGCCGAACGGTTCGTCGGCCCCGGCGATCTGGGGCTCGCTCGTCCGAGCGCGCGCACCGGTCGCGCGTACGTGATCGGCGGCGGTCCCTACACCGGTGCGCCGGCGCTCGCGTCGCAGGCGGCGCTTCGGAGCGGGATGGAACTCTCCTTCGTCGCCGCCCCCGACAGGGTCGCAGACGAGATTCAGGGCTACGCCGAAGACCTCATCGTCCAGCCGTACGCGGGCGATCGCCTGACGACCGATCAGGTGCCCGACCTCGTCGAGACCGCCGAACGATACGACGACGTGGTCGTACTCGGCCCGGGCCTCGGGAGTGCCGAGGAGAGTCTCGCGGCCGCTCGCGAGTTCCTCGAATCGTACACCGGGCCCGCCGTCGTCGACGCGGAGGCGCTCTCGGTCGTGCCGGGCCTCGGGACGGACGCCACGCTCGTCTGCACGCCGAACCGACGGGAACTCGCCCGGCTGGGCGGTCCAGAGACCGACGATCTGCGAGCGGCGGCCGACGAGATCGAGTCGTTCGCGGCAGACCTCGGTCACGTCGTCCTCGCGAAGGGCGAAGACGACGTGATCACGGACGGCGAGCGAACGCGGATCTCCCGGGTCGGCGTCCCCGGTATGGCCGTGGGCGGCACGGGCGACCTGCTCGCCGGGATCGCCGCCGGATTGCTCGAACACGCCGATCCGTTCGAAGCGGCCTGTGGCGCAGCGTACGTCAACGGCCGCGCCGGCGAGGTCCTCGCGGAGCGATGGGGCGCCGGCGACGGGCTCGGAATCACGGCCTCGGACCTGCTGACCGAGATCCCCGGCGTCCTGTGGGGTGAGAGTAGTGACTGA
- a CDS encoding NADPH:quinone reductase — protein MEAVRLAEHGGPDVLSVEDVPRPDPGPNEVLVYVASAGVNPVDTYFRDGSYEPVDLPFTPGVDVAGTVEAVGSAVDGFQPGDRVFGTGIGNGSAQGAYAEYAVVPDDRLVHLPDGVDLVEGGAAGVVACTAWRALVHHANLRPAETCLIHGGSGGVGHAAVQLADAVSAKPITTAAPAYHDDVTALGADRVLDYSRDDLADAVLDASGGGVDVVLDHRLDDYLQFDADVAAQNARVVGIGENSPDPGFSNDGAARSKDVTYHFMILFNAPDLHVPLRGVAHLMDIGALDVEIARSYDLSEAGEAQRAVVEDSVFGKLVIEP, from the coding sequence ATGGAAGCCGTCAGACTCGCGGAGCACGGCGGGCCGGACGTACTGTCGGTGGAAGATGTTCCGCGCCCGGACCCAGGGCCGAACGAGGTACTCGTCTATGTGGCGTCGGCGGGCGTCAATCCGGTCGACACGTACTTCCGAGACGGGTCGTACGAGCCCGTCGACCTGCCGTTCACCCCGGGCGTGGACGTCGCCGGGACGGTGGAAGCTGTTGGGTCTGCCGTGGATGGGTTCCAACCGGGCGATCGCGTCTTCGGCACGGGGATCGGTAACGGGTCGGCACAGGGTGCCTACGCCGAGTACGCGGTCGTTCCCGACGACCGACTCGTTCACCTCCCGGACGGCGTCGATCTCGTCGAAGGGGGCGCCGCGGGCGTCGTCGCCTGCACCGCCTGGCGGGCGCTCGTGCACCACGCGAACCTCCGCCCAGCGGAGACCTGTCTGATCCACGGCGGTTCCGGGGGCGTGGGCCACGCGGCCGTCCAACTGGCCGACGCCGTGAGCGCGAAGCCGATAACGACCGCCGCCCCTGCCTACCACGACGACGTCACGGCCCTGGGGGCGGATCGCGTCCTGGACTACAGCCGGGACGATTTGGCCGACGCGGTCCTCGACGCGTCGGGCGGCGGTGTCGACGTCGTGCTCGACCATCGGCTCGACGACTATCTCCAGTTCGACGCCGACGTCGCCGCGCAGAACGCTCGTGTCGTCGGGATCGGCGAGAACAGCCCCGACCCCGGGTTCTCGAACGACGGGGCCGCTCGCTCGAAGGACGTCACCTACCACTTCATGATTCTGTTCAACGCGCCCGACCTCCACGTCCCGCTGCGCGGCGTGGCCCACCTCATGGATATCGGTGCGCTCGACGTCGAGATCGCTCGGTCGTACGATCTGTCGGAGGCGGGCGAGGCCCAGCGGGCCGTCGTGGAAGACAGCGTCTTTGGCAAACTCGTAATCGAACCCTGA
- a CDS encoding acylphosphatase produces MSNRTRAHVFVSGTVQGVYFRANTRDTAIEAGVDGWVRNLDDGRVEAIFEGPVDAVSDLVEWCHEGSPAAEVDGVVVEYGEPQGVDGFEIRY; encoded by the coding sequence ATGAGCAATCGCACTCGCGCTCACGTCTTCGTCTCCGGGACGGTACAGGGCGTCTACTTCCGGGCGAATACGAGAGATACCGCCATCGAAGCGGGCGTCGACGGCTGGGTCCGAAATCTCGACGATGGCCGCGTCGAGGCCATCTTCGAGGGACCGGTGGACGCGGTCTCCGACCTGGTCGAGTGGTGTCACGAGGGCAGTCCAGCCGCGGAGGTCGATGGTGTCGTCGTCGAGTACGGTGAGCCCCAGGGAGTAGACGGGTTCGAGATCCGATACTGA
- a CDS encoding mRNA cleavage and polyadenylation specificity factor-like protein, translated as MTRRVTHRDGIHFALDRHVVADARSSTGDVNVVSHAHADHTFSSSPGTVVCSAETAAIATARTGVDFEFVESVPSIDLVPAGHVVGSRAALLEDADGTRYCYTGDFSIRDRAYLEGFDPASVDADVLVMETTYGSPRYRFPSQDELETSIRAWIREHDDRPLFLFGYSLGRAQKLQKLAESVGGRRILVSETIAAVNAAIEATTDVSFGGERAEDGPLSDLRPADLSDEIVVVPSNQSRREWIDAIAAETGALKAGFSGWAVDDSYLYRGDYDVTFALTDHCDYDELIETVLTIDPDVVYTHHGFDETFADVLATEYGYVARPLKRDQTALSDFQ; from the coding sequence GTGACACGTCGCGTCACGCACCGGGACGGCATTCACTTCGCCCTCGACCGACACGTCGTCGCCGACGCCCGCAGCTCTACAGGCGACGTCAACGTCGTGAGCCACGCCCACGCCGATCACACGTTCAGTTCGAGCCCCGGGACCGTGGTCTGCTCGGCCGAGACGGCGGCCATCGCGACGGCCAGGACCGGCGTCGACTTCGAGTTCGTCGAATCCGTTCCCAGCATCGACCTCGTCCCCGCGGGCCACGTCGTCGGATCGCGTGCAGCCCTCCTCGAGGACGCCGACGGCACGCGATACTGTTACACGGGCGACTTTTCGATCCGCGACCGGGCGTACCTCGAGGGCTTCGATCCCGCTTCCGTCGACGCGGATGTCCTGGTGATGGAGACCACCTACGGAAGCCCCCGGTATCGGTTTCCGTCGCAGGACGAACTCGAAACGTCGATCCGTGCCTGGATCCGCGAGCACGACGACCGACCGCTCTTCCTGTTCGGCTACTCGCTCGGTCGCGCCCAGAAGTTACAGAAACTGGCCGAGTCGGTCGGGGGTCGACGAATCCTCGTTTCGGAGACGATCGCCGCGGTGAACGCGGCGATCGAGGCCACGACTGACGTCTCCTTCGGCGGCGAGCGGGCCGAGGATGGACCGCTGTCCGACCTGCGACCCGCGGACCTCTCCGACGAGATCGTCGTCGTCCCGTCGAACCAGTCACGACGCGAGTGGATCGACGCGATCGCCGCGGAGACGGGCGCCCTGAAGGCGGGCTTCTCCGGCTGGGCTGTCGACGACTCGTACCTGTATCGCGGCGACTACGACGTCACGTTCGCGCTGACCGACCACTGCGACTACGACGAACTGATCGAGACCGTCCTCACGATCGACCCCGACGTCGTCTACACCCACCACGGGTTCGACGAGACGTTCGCCGACGTCCTGGCGACCGAGTACGGGTACGTGGCCAGACCCCTCAAACGTGATCAGACGGCCCTCAGCGACTTCCAGTGA
- a CDS encoding DUF3784 domain-containing protein, whose amino-acid sequence MGSAALGLAGTGVFPPVLGGLIKYAGMVELVAGYDPESVTDDEALANVVGSNVLAIGVLGIVCGVVGAADPAVSTVSWLVFTVGTIVFAARAIRGARRYDTRPSN is encoded by the coding sequence ATGGGCAGTGCAGCGCTCGGACTCGCCGGGACCGGTGTGTTCCCCCCCGTCCTCGGTGGCCTGATTAAATACGCCGGGATGGTCGAACTCGTCGCCGGCTACGATCCGGAGTCCGTCACCGACGACGAGGCGCTCGCGAACGTGGTCGGGTCGAACGTCCTCGCCATCGGCGTGCTGGGGATCGTCTGCGGCGTCGTTGGGGCCGCCGATCCGGCGGTCTCGACTGTGAGCTGGCTCGTCTTCACCGTCGGAACCATCGTGTTCGCGGCCCGTGCGATACGCGGTGCGAGACGGTACGACACGAGGCCGTCGAACTGA
- a CDS encoding DNA-3-methyladenine glycosylase family protein, with the protein METGAIPDGDLTGGFDAYLTIESGQTYRWTRSDGRLYAADPSADAWYELAIDGEVIRVRPTGDGLEWRSTTDADPIIRRALRLDDDLERIVDAAPDDPLIQAAYEAHRGLRLVRDPPFDTLISFICSAQMRVERINTMVSTLAREYGTAIEFDGRTHHDFPTPDQLATATESDLRDLGLGYRAPYVVDTARMVADGEAHPADAAELPYEEAREYLTRFVGVGEKVADCVLLFSLGFDEAVPLDTWIRKAIAATYPECDRGSYAETSRAIRDRFGGEYAGYVQTYVFHALRTGTLSV; encoded by the coding sequence ATGGAAACGGGCGCGATTCCGGACGGGGACCTCACCGGCGGGTTCGACGCGTACCTGACGATCGAGAGCGGCCAGACCTATCGCTGGACCCGTAGCGACGGTCGGTTGTACGCGGCGGACCCGAGCGCGGACGCCTGGTACGAGCTCGCGATCGACGGCGAGGTGATCCGCGTCCGACCGACCGGCGACGGCCTCGAGTGGCGGTCGACGACCGACGCGGACCCCATCATCCGGCGCGCACTTCGGCTCGACGACGATCTCGAACGGATCGTCGACGCCGCGCCGGACGACCCCCTGATCCAGGCGGCCTACGAGGCCCACCGCGGGCTGCGCCTGGTCAGGGACCCGCCGTTCGACACGCTGATCTCCTTCATCTGCTCCGCCCAGATGCGCGTCGAGCGCATCAACACGATGGTCTCGACGCTCGCCCGAGAGTACGGGACCGCGATCGAATTCGACGGTCGAACCCACCACGACTTCCCCACGCCGGACCAGCTCGCCACGGCGACCGAATCCGATCTCCGCGACCTCGGCCTCGGCTATCGGGCACCGTACGTCGTCGACACCGCGCGGATGGTCGCCGACGGCGAGGCACACCCAGCCGACGCCGCGGAGTTACCCTACGAGGAGGCCCGTGAGTACCTCACCCGGTTCGTCGGCGTCGGCGAGAAGGTCGCCGACTGCGTCTTGCTCTTCTCGCTCGGGTTCGACGAGGCCGTCCCGCTCGACACCTGGATCCGTAAGGCCATCGCCGCAACGTACCCGGAGTGCGATCGCGGCTCCTACGCGGAGACCTCGCGAGCCATCAGAGACCGCTTCGGCGGCGAGTACGCGGGATACGTCCAGACGTACGTCTTTCACGCGTTGCGAACCGGGACACTCAGCGTGTGA
- a CDS encoding DUF555 domain-containing protein has protein sequence MDCRVVVEAAVPVFDVNTPDEAIRIAISKTGEMLNPDLNYVEINMGERTSPAGEDLPPAFIAADEALVALELEMTVFNVERDEHAARIARKEIGQRLENIPLEVLEVEELPDESTETADEPTGESGDTDLDERDGDTRDETAERNSTAGDDEDVLPEFEDLLE, from the coding sequence ATGGATTGCAGGGTCGTCGTCGAGGCTGCCGTGCCGGTGTTCGACGTGAACACACCGGACGAAGCGATCCGGATCGCGATTTCGAAGACGGGTGAGATGCTGAACCCTGATCTCAACTACGTCGAAATCAACATGGGCGAACGGACGTCACCAGCGGGAGAGGACCTGCCACCCGCGTTCATCGCCGCCGACGAGGCCCTCGTCGCACTCGAACTGGAGATGACCGTGTTCAACGTCGAACGAGACGAACACGCCGCTCGCATCGCCCGCAAGGAGATCGGCCAGCGACTCGAAAACATCCCGCTCGAAGTGCTCGAGGTCGAAGAACTCCCCGACGAATCCACGGAGACGGCGGACGAGCCGACGGGGGAGTCTGGCGACACCGATCTGGACGAACGCGACGGCGATACCCGCGACGAGACGGCCGAACGCAACTCGACGGCCGGCGACGACGAGGACGTCTTGCCGGAGTTCGAGGACTTGCTCGAGTGA
- a CDS encoding UPF0058 family protein: MKKQELIHLHGLLAEVSNQCRAWDNCTIDLTEYESLGIRPTSIHKSKTDHKDAVFAIANGITEHMTESEETETVTATAD, translated from the coding sequence ATGAAGAAGCAGGAACTCATCCACCTTCACGGGCTTCTTGCCGAGGTATCGAACCAGTGCCGAGCGTGGGACAATTGTACAATCGACCTCACAGAGTACGAGTCACTTGGGATTCGACCCACATCGATCCACAAATCGAAAACTGATCACAAGGACGCTGTTTTTGCGATTGCGAACGGAATTACGGAACACATGACCGAATCGGAAGAGACCGAGACGGTCACTGCGACTGCGGATTAA
- a CDS encoding transcription initiation factor IIB codes for MTETRIRTYTDETHREETSERSDETEHCPECGGRLVSDEEHAETVCTDCGLVVEEDEIDRGPEWRAFDSAERDQKSRVGAPTTKMMHDQGLSTNIGWQDKDAYGKSLSSRQRQKMQRLRTWNERFRTRDSKERNLKQALGEIDRMASALGLPENVRETASVIYRRALEEDLLPGRSIEGVATASLYAAARQAGTPRSLDEISQVSRVDRMELTRTYRYVVRELSLEVKPADPEHYVPRFISGLDLSDETERTSRELLESARGDGVHSGKSPVGLAAAAVYAAALLTNEKVTQNEVSEVANISEVTIRNRYKELLEASDMAAPA; via the coding sequence ATGACAGAAACACGAATCAGAACCTACACGGACGAGACGCACCGGGAAGAGACGAGCGAACGGAGCGACGAGACAGAACACTGTCCCGAGTGTGGCGGTCGACTCGTCTCGGACGAAGAGCACGCGGAGACCGTCTGCACAGACTGCGGGCTCGTCGTCGAGGAGGACGAGATCGATCGCGGGCCCGAGTGGCGCGCGTTCGACTCGGCAGAGCGCGACCAGAAGTCCCGGGTCGGTGCGCCGACCACGAAGATGATGCACGACCAGGGCCTGTCGACCAACATCGGTTGGCAGGACAAAGACGCCTACGGGAAGTCGCTGTCGAGCCGCCAGCGCCAGAAGATGCAGCGCCTCCGCACCTGGAACGAGCGATTCCGCACGCGCGACTCCAAAGAACGCAACCTGAAGCAGGCACTCGGCGAGATCGACCGCATGGCGAGTGCACTCGGTCTGCCCGAGAACGTTCGCGAGACCGCGTCGGTCATCTACCGCCGCGCACTAGAGGAGGACCTGCTGCCCGGCCGATCGATCGAGGGCGTCGCGACGGCCTCGCTGTACGCCGCTGCCCGACAGGCCGGCACGCCGCGGAGCCTCGACGAGATTTCGCAGGTCAGCCGCGTCGACCGGATGGAGCTCACTCGCACCTACCGCTACGTCGTCCGCGAACTCTCGCTCGAGGTCAAGCCCGCCGATCCGGAACACTACGTACCCCGGTTCATCAGCGGGCTCGACCTCTCGGACGAGACCGAACGCACCTCCCGCGAACTACTCGAATCCGCCCGCGGTGACGGCGTCCACTCGGGCAAGTCCCCGGTCGGCCTGGCGGCCGCGGCCGTCTACGCCGCCGCGTTGCTCACCAACGAGAAGGTGACGCAGAACGAGGTCAGCGAGGTGGCCAACATCTCCGAGGTGACCATCCGAAACCGCTACAAGGAGCTGCTCGAGGCCTCGGACATGGCCGCACCCGCCTGA
- a CDS encoding DUF357 domain-containing protein, producing MTADIHEKTDRYERLLAEALDAAEIAPPPDTPLSESATECREMAQSYLEDGRHFRDDGDLVNALASFSYGHAWLDAGARIGLFTVPTEGHLFTV from the coding sequence ATGACCGCCGACATCCACGAGAAGACGGATCGCTACGAACGCCTCCTCGCGGAGGCACTGGACGCTGCTGAGATTGCGCCGCCGCCCGACACTCCGTTGTCGGAGTCGGCGACGGAGTGTCGCGAGATGGCCCAGTCGTACCTGGAAGACGGCCGCCACTTTCGGGACGATGGTGATCTCGTGAACGCGCTCGCCTCCTTCTCCTACGGCCACGCCTGGCTCGATGCCGGGGCGCGAATCGGTCTCTTCACCGTCCCGACCGAGGGACACCTCTTTACGGTCTGA